A part of Deltaproteobacteria bacterium genomic DNA contains:
- a CDS encoding UDP-N-acetylmuramate--L-alanine ligase translates to MFRNKKVKVHFVGIGGIGMSGIAELLLNLGYRVSGSDLKESDITKRLASLGGSIATGHSAENVAADVDVVVTSSAVRKGNPEVIAARDRGIPVIPRAEMLAELMRLKEGVAIAGSHGKTTTTSLIATVLAHAKLDPTAVVGGKLNALGSNAKLGKGQLMVVEADESDGSFLRLSPAIAVITNVDPEHLDYYGTVEALQQAFVDFADRVPFYGLAVLCSDHPVVQHLIPRIGKRHTTYGVSPQAEWRADDIRHGPFQSRFLVSYRGKQLGEVTLRMVGAHNVLNALACCAVAHELGIPFKVTAEALGEFAGVQRRFTVRGEVNGITVVDDYGHHPAEIRATLAGARASFPQRRIVCAFQPHRYTRTRDLLGEFATAFNDADSLLLTEVYAAGEDPIAGITGARLHEAVKACGHRDVSFAERAELARTLRERVRQGDLVITLGAGDITHVGEELLELLK, encoded by the coding sequence GTGTTCCGCAACAAGAAGGTCAAGGTCCACTTCGTCGGGATCGGGGGGATCGGCATGAGTGGGATCGCCGAGCTCCTGCTGAACCTCGGGTACCGGGTGAGCGGATCGGATCTCAAGGAAAGCGACATCACCAAGCGCCTCGCCTCGCTGGGCGGGAGCATCGCCACGGGTCACTCGGCGGAGAACGTGGCCGCCGACGTCGACGTGGTGGTGACTTCCAGCGCGGTGCGGAAGGGCAATCCCGAGGTGATCGCGGCCCGGGACCGGGGAATTCCGGTCATTCCCCGCGCCGAGATGCTGGCGGAGCTGATGCGGCTCAAGGAAGGCGTCGCCATCGCCGGCTCCCACGGCAAGACCACCACCACCTCGCTGATCGCGACCGTGCTGGCGCACGCGAAGCTCGATCCCACTGCCGTGGTCGGCGGCAAGCTGAACGCGCTCGGCTCGAACGCGAAGCTCGGCAAGGGTCAGCTGATGGTGGTGGAGGCCGACGAGAGCGACGGATCCTTCCTCCGTCTCTCCCCGGCGATCGCCGTGATCACCAACGTCGATCCGGAGCACCTCGACTACTACGGCACCGTCGAGGCCTTGCAGCAGGCGTTCGTCGACTTCGCCGACCGGGTTCCCTTCTACGGGCTGGCGGTTCTCTGCTCCGATCACCCGGTGGTGCAGCACCTGATCCCACGCATCGGCAAGCGGCACACCACCTACGGCGTCTCTCCGCAAGCGGAGTGGCGGGCCGACGACATCCGGCACGGTCCGTTCCAGTCCCGGTTCCTCGTCTCCTACCGCGGCAAGCAGCTCGGCGAAGTGACGCTGCGGATGGTGGGAGCGCACAACGTCCTCAACGCACTGGCCTGCTGCGCGGTGGCGCACGAGCTGGGCATCCCCTTCAAGGTGACGGCGGAGGCGCTGGGAGAGTTCGCCGGCGTCCAGCGGCGTTTTACCGTGCGCGGCGAGGTGAACGGGATCACCGTGGTGGACGATTACGGGCATCACCCCGCGGAGATCCGGGCGACGCTCGCCGGCGCGCGAGCAAGCTTCCCCCAGCGGCGCATCGTCTGCGCCTTCCAGCCGCACCGTTACACCCGGACGCGCGACCTGCTCGGCGAGTTCGCCACCGCCTTCAATGACGCCGATTCTCTCTTGCTGACGGAGGTCTACGCCGCGGGCGAGGACCCGATCGCCGGAATCACCGGAGCGCGGCTGCACGAGGCGGTGAAGGCCTGCGGCCACCGCGACGTCTCCTTCGCGGAGCGCGCCGAGCTCGCGCGTACGCTGCGCGAGAGAGTCCGCCAAGGCGACCTCGTGATCACCCTCGGGGCCGGCGACATCACCCACGTCGGCGAAGAGCTGCTGGAGCTGCTCAAATGA
- the murG gene encoding undecaprenyldiphospho-muramoylpentapeptide beta-N-acetylglucosaminyltransferase gives MRLLVAGGGTGGHLFPGLALGEEVKTRHPRNDVLFVGSARGIEAREVPKAGYPLEIIDVGPLKRMGIAGFVKGMVRLPRALWQSVRILRKFDPDVVIGVGGFSSGPVLLAAWFLRKPTAIQEQNALPGFTNRTLGWFVDAVFIAFPQAEAAFPPRKTHLLGNPIRRAFLDNYLHTKAATDRLSILVTGGSQGAHALNLRVAEALEILAPQVGRKIQILHQTGIKDQPEIAARYEKLRSSGLVAEAVAFIDDMARAYAGADLLVCRAGATTIAELTVCKKPAILVPFPFAADDHQTVNARSLVDAGAALLMAEKELTAEKLADELRSLEVDRGRLGRMSRASGVLGRPEAAREIADVCVSLCRDRLVREGRHLPPARK, from the coding sequence ATGAGGCTCCTGGTCGCCGGCGGCGGAACGGGCGGCCATCTCTTTCCCGGCCTTGCGCTGGGCGAAGAAGTGAAGACGCGCCATCCTCGCAACGACGTCCTGTTCGTCGGGTCCGCCCGGGGCATCGAGGCTCGCGAAGTGCCCAAGGCGGGCTATCCGCTGGAGATCATCGACGTGGGCCCGCTCAAGCGGATGGGCATCGCCGGGTTCGTCAAAGGAATGGTCCGGTTGCCGCGGGCGCTCTGGCAGTCGGTCAGGATTCTGCGGAAGTTCGATCCCGACGTGGTGATCGGCGTGGGCGGGTTCTCCAGCGGCCCGGTGCTGCTCGCCGCCTGGTTCTTGCGCAAGCCGACCGCCATCCAGGAGCAGAACGCGCTCCCGGGGTTCACGAATCGGACGCTGGGCTGGTTCGTGGACGCCGTGTTCATCGCCTTCCCGCAAGCGGAGGCGGCGTTCCCCCCGCGCAAGACGCACTTGTTGGGAAACCCCATCCGGCGCGCGTTCCTCGACAACTACCTGCACACGAAGGCGGCCACCGACCGGCTGAGCATCCTGGTCACCGGCGGGTCGCAGGGCGCGCACGCACTCAATCTGAGGGTCGCGGAAGCGCTGGAGATCCTCGCCCCGCAGGTCGGCCGCAAGATCCAGATCCTCCACCAGACCGGGATCAAGGACCAGCCGGAGATCGCCGCCCGATACGAGAAGCTGCGCTCCAGTGGCCTCGTAGCCGAGGCCGTTGCTTTCATCGACGACATGGCGCGCGCGTACGCCGGCGCCGATCTCCTCGTCTGCCGGGCCGGGGCCACCACCATCGCCGAGCTGACGGTGTGCAAGAAGCCGGCGATCCTGGTGCCGTTTCCCTTCGCCGCCGACGACCACCAGACCGTCAACGCCCGCAGCCTCGTCGACGCCGGAGCGGCGCTGCTGATGGCCGAAAAGGAACTGACGGCAGAGAAGCTTGCGGACGAGCTGCGGTCGCTGGAAGTCGACCGCGGCCGGCTCGGCCGGATGTCGCGGGCCAGCGGAGTGCTGGGTCGCCCGGAGGCGGCGCGGGAGATCGCCGACGTCTGCGTCTCGCTTTGCAGGGACCGGTTGGTCCGGGAAGGGAGGCACTTGCCGCCGGCGCGCAAGTAG
- the ftsW gene encoding putative lipid II flippase FtsW, with protein MTLSAVAGARVAQKRAEQFRPVLRYDPALLGAVLLLVMFGVVMVYSASAVYAGARLGDALWFLKRQAAGALIGLAALLLTMKVGYRRLEALAVPLVLVSLALLVCVHLPGLGHSAGGATRWLRLGSMTFQPSELAKISLVLWLARSLAKKQERMRLFSVGFLPHLVMLAVFGGLLMLEPDFGTTVVLFVVTFALLFVAGTRVTHLFAVIGAAAPVAGLLVWKSPYRIQRILTFLDPWKDPRGHGYQTVESLLGFGAGGSFGVGLGESHQKLFFLPAAHTDFILSIVGEELGFAGVATVVLLFAFVFWRGIRAAYASSDAFGCWLAFGLTLLLGVEALVNAGMALALLPTKGMALPFLSYGMSSVIASCTAAGILLSVSGGPGGFLRRGAGALR; from the coding sequence ATGACGCTCTCCGCCGTCGCCGGAGCCCGCGTGGCGCAGAAGAGGGCCGAGCAGTTCCGGCCCGTCCTGCGCTACGACCCGGCGCTCCTCGGCGCCGTGCTGCTCCTCGTCATGTTCGGCGTGGTGATGGTCTACAGCGCGAGCGCGGTGTATGCCGGGGCCAGGCTCGGCGACGCCCTCTGGTTCCTCAAGCGCCAGGCGGCGGGTGCGCTGATCGGGCTTGCCGCGTTGCTCCTGACGATGAAGGTCGGGTACCGACGGCTGGAGGCGCTCGCGGTTCCGCTGGTGCTCGTGTCGCTGGCGCTGCTCGTCTGCGTCCACCTGCCGGGGCTCGGTCATTCCGCCGGGGGCGCGACGCGCTGGTTGCGGCTCGGGTCGATGACCTTCCAGCCCAGCGAGCTGGCGAAGATCTCGCTCGTGCTCTGGCTCGCGCGCTCGCTGGCGAAGAAGCAGGAGCGGATGCGGCTCTTCTCCGTGGGCTTCTTGCCCCACCTGGTGATGCTCGCCGTCTTCGGCGGCCTCTTGATGCTGGAGCCCGACTTCGGGACCACCGTCGTCCTCTTCGTGGTCACCTTCGCGCTGCTGTTCGTCGCCGGCACGAGGGTCACTCACCTGTTCGCCGTTATCGGCGCCGCCGCGCCCGTCGCCGGTCTTCTCGTCTGGAAGTCGCCGTATCGCATCCAGCGCATCCTGACCTTCCTCGACCCCTGGAAGGACCCCCGCGGACACGGCTATCAGACGGTGGAGTCGCTGCTCGGCTTCGGAGCCGGCGGCTCGTTCGGCGTCGGTCTGGGGGAGAGCCATCAGAAGCTGTTCTTCCTTCCCGCCGCGCACACCGATTTCATCCTCAGCATCGTGGGCGAGGAGCTCGGCTTCGCCGGCGTCGCGACGGTGGTGCTGCTCTTCGCCTTCGTCTTCTGGCGAGGGATCCGCGCCGCGTACGCCTCGTCGGATGCCTTCGGCTGCTGGCTGGCGTTCGGACTGACGCTGCTGCTCGGCGTCGAGGCCCTGGTCAACGCCGGCATGGCTCTGGCGCTCCTCCCCACCAAGGGAATGGCGCTGCCGTTCCTCTCCTACGGCATGTCCTCGGTCATCGCCTCCTGCACTGCGGCCGGGATCCTCCTCTCCGTCAGCGGTGGGCCCGGCGGGTTCCTCCGCCGCGGCGCGGGAGCGCTCCGATGA
- the murD gene encoding UDP-N-acetylmuramoyl-L-alanine--D-glutamate ligase — translation MKLSRRNALVVGLGKSGDAAAHLLRSRGAQVVGADDKDLPFEGELRRVVPESLRGIDLVVVSPGVPLALPIFAEARSRGVEVIGEVELASRFIEEPIFGVTGTNGKSTTTALCGHLLATAGLQVFTGGNLGDALSNRVLWKGTLDATVCELSSYQLESIVSLRCAAATVLNITPDHLDRYPSLDEYAKAKERIFENQGPGDTAVINEADPRVRAMRTNRGVRRQLFDAHNPLRIEGTELPLRAPTLRGAHNRENAYAACLLARHLGVALDALQKGLDSYPGLPHRLEPVRVLEGVEWINDSKATNVDSVEKSLTAFPGNVHIIMGGRGKGAPYAPLRELMRGRVKTIFTIGEDAPAIASELSGVAEIEPCGALATAVFRARKRARGGDVVLLSPACASYDQFRNFEDRGDQFKALVRGLS, via the coding sequence ATGAAGCTCTCGCGACGAAATGCCCTCGTGGTGGGCCTGGGAAAGAGCGGCGATGCCGCCGCGCACCTGCTTCGCTCGCGCGGCGCGCAGGTGGTGGGAGCCGACGACAAGGACCTGCCGTTCGAGGGGGAGCTGCGCCGCGTGGTTCCCGAGTCGCTGCGCGGGATCGATCTGGTGGTGGTGAGCCCGGGCGTCCCGCTGGCCCTGCCGATCTTCGCCGAGGCGAGGTCGCGCGGCGTCGAGGTGATCGGAGAAGTCGAGCTCGCCTCCCGGTTCATCGAGGAGCCGATCTTCGGCGTCACGGGCACCAACGGGAAGAGCACCACCACGGCGCTGTGCGGGCATCTGCTGGCGACGGCGGGGTTGCAGGTCTTCACCGGCGGAAACCTGGGCGACGCGCTCAGCAATCGCGTTCTCTGGAAAGGGACGCTGGACGCGACGGTCTGCGAGCTGTCCAGCTACCAGCTCGAGTCGATCGTTTCGCTCCGCTGCGCGGCGGCGACCGTCCTCAACATCACCCCGGACCACCTCGACCGCTATCCGTCGCTGGACGAATACGCGAAAGCGAAAGAGCGGATCTTCGAGAACCAGGGCCCGGGTGATACCGCGGTGATCAACGAAGCCGACCCCCGCGTGCGCGCGATGAGGACGAACCGCGGTGTGCGGCGGCAGCTCTTCGATGCGCACAACCCCTTGCGCATCGAGGGCACCGAGCTCCCGCTCCGCGCGCCGACCTTGCGCGGAGCACACAACCGCGAGAACGCCTACGCCGCCTGCCTGCTGGCGCGCCACCTCGGCGTGGCGCTCGATGCTCTGCAGAAGGGTCTCGACAGCTATCCCGGCCTGCCCCATCGTCTGGAGCCCGTCCGCGTCCTCGAAGGAGTCGAGTGGATCAACGACTCCAAGGCCACCAACGTGGACAGCGTGGAGAAGTCGCTGACCGCGTTTCCCGGCAACGTCCACATCATCATGGGCGGACGCGGGAAGGGCGCTCCCTACGCGCCGTTGCGGGAGCTGATGCGAGGGCGCGTGAAGACGATCTTCACGATCGGCGAAGACGCTCCGGCGATCGCCTCCGAGCTGTCAGGGGTGGCGGAGATCGAGCCCTGTGGTGCGCTCGCAACCGCTGTGTTCCGGGCGCGCAAGCGTGCCCGGGGCGGTGACGTGGTGCTGCTCTCGCCGGCCTGCGCCTCCTACGATCAGTTCCGCAACTTCGAGGACAGGGGCGACCAGTTCAAGGCGCTGGTGCGAGGGCTTTCATGA